In Marasmius oreades isolate 03SP1 chromosome 3, whole genome shotgun sequence, a single window of DNA contains:
- a CDS encoding uncharacterized protein (BUSCO:EOG09264MGU) yields MHDRRESILINGVSIGDELGIVYVVENAQQFWSELEDMVNLPKENIPTLEQLDGTLKRYVGFCACYHEQYLQSPLQLEHACHFILNSELFSFHSERMCDILVKETQSNTNPHFQLITYNILLHFGRRRTDFFRSHKRWQPLLPLLMDHVMVEIDSDLEDAYLGITGSSNGGSTTVPVPIEAKLRNLGVRLLYEVCRVQKLSLQDLEVFDDSFIDYLFDLVEHTRHMQDDSFNYSVIKLLVALNEQFMMISVNNGTTNDSKPEPHAAASNRVLHILMRRLNCSNTFGENMIFMLNRAQRTPEDLCMQLLVLKLIYLLFTTKGTSEYFYTNDLCVLMDVILREIVDLDEDNESLRHTYLRVLHPLLTKTQLRDVPYKRPQILYALESIGGMQDAKFGYIGRREVNPTTKRLVERCLGGDWCVQLRKSTETADDYSDGSRSHLGLPSSAELGSPKGGKVKTLKTSKSMEFQKRKQPVLGSPTVMTSHPASNTSFVQQQQTSPLRSPYSPQPYSPLAPRSPVDRVASQRRPSDGSVYSTLSLPGVANAIIPSAEVEGIPSYPSVDSLNHTGYLAGGPKMRHTQRPRTGPPETHSRESQRYHHQGASSDPSLTVTVATEVEPRKQRRNAPLPPGPPKRRKPPAIPVRESNLGAMPNEHKSFGLVLDSRVNTMNTML; encoded by the exons ATGCACGACCGACGGGAAAGCATTCTGATTAATGGTGTCTCGATCGGGGACGAGTTGGGTATTGTCTATGTTGTGGAGAATGCACAGCAGTTCTGGTCGG AGCTCGAGGATATGGTGAATCTACCGAAAGAGAATATACCTACACTCGAGCAGCTCGATGGCACCCTGAAGCGTTACGTCGGGTTTTGTGCATGCTATCATG AACAATATCTACAGAGCCCATTACAGCTTGAACATGCGTGCCATTTCATTCTGAACTCGGAACTCTTTTCATTTCATTCAGAGCGCATGTGTGATATTTTGGTCAAAGAAACCCAGTCG AACACCAACCCCCATTTCCAACTCATTACCTATAACATTCTGCTGCACTTTGGACGACGGCGTACGGATTTCTTTCGTTCCCACAAACGATGGCAACCTCTGTTACCTCTACTGATGGACCACGTTATGGTGGAGATTGATTCAGATTTGGAAGACGCATATCTTGGCATTACTGGTAGTTCAAATGGAGGAAGCACCACCGTGCCCGTGCCAATCGAGGCGAAGCTCAGAAATCTGGGAGTGAGATTGCTTTACGAGGTATGCAGGGTACAAAAATTGAGCTTGCAAGACCTTG AGGTGTTTGACGATTCTTTCATCGATTACCTCTTCGATCTTGTGGAACATACGCGACACATGCAAGATGACTCCTTCAACTATTCCGTGATCAAGCTACTT GTCGCTCTCAATGAACAATTCATGATGATATCCGTGAACAATGGGACTACCAACGATAGCAAACCCGAACCGCATGCAGCGGCGAGCAACCGTGTTCTCCATATCCTGATGCGAAGGCTTAACTGCTCAAATACCTTTGGAGAGAATATGATCTTTATGTTAAACAGGGCCC AGCGCACACCGGAAGACCTTTGTATGCAACTCCTTGTTCTCAAACTCATCTACCTACTCTTCACGACGAAAGGAACCTCAGAGTATTTCTACACCAATGATCTGTGCGTCCTTATGGACGTCATTCTACGTGAAATCGTTGACTTGGATGAGGATAATGAATCG CTTCGTCATACTTACCTTCGTGTCCTCCATCCACTGCTCACCAAGACCCAGTTACGGGACGTTCCTTACAAACGCCCACAAATCTTGTATGCACTGGAGAGCATCGGGGGTATGCAAGATGCAAAATTTGGGTATATTGGTCGAAGGGAGGTAAATCCGACCACTAAGAGACTGGTCGAAAGATGCCTTGGAGGGGATTGGTGCGTTCAACTGAGAAAATCAACGGAGACGGCCGATGATTATTCCGATGGGTCTCGCTCCCACCTCGGATTACCTTCCTCTGCCGAGCTGGGTTCGCCCAAAGGAGGCAAAGTCAAAACTTTGAAAACCTCGAAGAGCATGGAATTCCAGAAAAGAAAACAGCCGGTTTTAGGTTCTCCTACAGTGATGACATCTCATCCCGCCTCAAATACGTCGTTTGTACAACAGCAACAAACCTCTCCCCTTCGATCACCATATTCGCCTCAGCCTTATTCACCACTCGCCCCCCGATCGCCGGTAGACCGCGTCGCATCACAAAGGAGACCTAGTGACGGAAGCGTTTACAGCACACTTAGTTTACCTGGTGTCGCAAATGCTATTATTCCCAGTGCCGAGGTCGAAGGAATACCTTCCTATCCCTCTGTCGACTCCCTGAACCATACCGGCTACCTCGCTGGAGGCCCCAAGATGAGACATACCCAGCGTCCTAGAACTGGACCACCGGAGACACACTCTAGAGAATCTCAGCGATATCACCATCAAGGTGCTTCCAGTGATCCAAGTTTGACTGTAACTGTTGCAACAGAAGTCGAGCCACGAAAGCAGAGGAGAAATGCACCTCTACCGCCTGGTCCAccgaagagaaggaaaccGCCCGCCATCCCGGTGAGGGAAAGTAACTTGGGTGCTATGCCGAACG AGCATAAATCTTTTGGGTTAGTTTTGGATTCTCGCGTGAATACCATGAATACCATGCTATAG
- a CDS encoding uncharacterized protein (BUSCO:EOG09264MGU), translating into MHDRRESILINGVSIGDELGIVYVVENAQQFWSELEDMVNLPKENIPTLEQLDGTLKRYVGFCACYHEQYLQSPLQLEHACHFILNSELFSFHSERMCDILVKETQSNTNPHFQLITYNILLHFGRRRTDFFRSHKRWQPLLPLLMDHVMVEIDSDLEDAYLGITGSSNGGSTTVPVPIEAKLRNLGVRLLYEVCRVQKLSLQDLEVFDDSFIDYLFDLVEHTRHMQDDSFNYSVIKLLVALNEQFMMISVNNGTTNDSKPEPHAAASNRVLHILMRRLNCSNTFGENMIFMLNRAQRTPEDLCMQLLVLKLIYLLFTTKGTSEYFYTNDLCVLMDVILREIVDLDEDNESLRHTYLRVLHPLLTKTQLRDVPYKRPQILYALESIGGMQDAKFGYIGRREVNPTTKRLVERCLGGDWCVQLRKSTETADDYSDGSRSHLGLPSSAELGSPKGGKVKTLKTSKSMEFQKRKQPVLGSPTVMTSHPASNTSFVQQQQTSPLRSPYSPQPYSPLAPRSPVDRVASQRRPSDGSVYSTLSLPGVANAIIPSAEVEGIPSYPSVDSLNHTGYLAGGPKMRHTQRPRTGPPETHSRESQRYHHQGASSDPSLTVTVATEVEPRKQRRNAPLPPGPPKRRKPPAIPVRESNLGAMPNGKSTITAIKSSEC; encoded by the exons ATGCACGACCGACGGGAAAGCATTCTGATTAATGGTGTCTCGATCGGGGACGAGTTGGGTATTGTCTATGTTGTGGAGAATGCACAGCAGTTCTGGTCGG AGCTCGAGGATATGGTGAATCTACCGAAAGAGAATATACCTACACTCGAGCAGCTCGATGGCACCCTGAAGCGTTACGTCGGGTTTTGTGCATGCTATCATG AACAATATCTACAGAGCCCATTACAGCTTGAACATGCGTGCCATTTCATTCTGAACTCGGAACTCTTTTCATTTCATTCAGAGCGCATGTGTGATATTTTGGTCAAAGAAACCCAGTCG AACACCAACCCCCATTTCCAACTCATTACCTATAACATTCTGCTGCACTTTGGACGACGGCGTACGGATTTCTTTCGTTCCCACAAACGATGGCAACCTCTGTTACCTCTACTGATGGACCACGTTATGGTGGAGATTGATTCAGATTTGGAAGACGCATATCTTGGCATTACTGGTAGTTCAAATGGAGGAAGCACCACCGTGCCCGTGCCAATCGAGGCGAAGCTCAGAAATCTGGGAGTGAGATTGCTTTACGAGGTATGCAGGGTACAAAAATTGAGCTTGCAAGACCTTG AGGTGTTTGACGATTCTTTCATCGATTACCTCTTCGATCTTGTGGAACATACGCGACACATGCAAGATGACTCCTTCAACTATTCCGTGATCAAGCTACTT GTCGCTCTCAATGAACAATTCATGATGATATCCGTGAACAATGGGACTACCAACGATAGCAAACCCGAACCGCATGCAGCGGCGAGCAACCGTGTTCTCCATATCCTGATGCGAAGGCTTAACTGCTCAAATACCTTTGGAGAGAATATGATCTTTATGTTAAACAGGGCCC AGCGCACACCGGAAGACCTTTGTATGCAACTCCTTGTTCTCAAACTCATCTACCTACTCTTCACGACGAAAGGAACCTCAGAGTATTTCTACACCAATGATCTGTGCGTCCTTATGGACGTCATTCTACGTGAAATCGTTGACTTGGATGAGGATAATGAATCG CTTCGTCATACTTACCTTCGTGTCCTCCATCCACTGCTCACCAAGACCCAGTTACGGGACGTTCCTTACAAACGCCCACAAATCTTGTATGCACTGGAGAGCATCGGGGGTATGCAAGATGCAAAATTTGGGTATATTGGTCGAAGGGAGGTAAATCCGACCACTAAGAGACTGGTCGAAAGATGCCTTGGAGGGGATTGGTGCGTTCAACTGAGAAAATCAACGGAGACGGCCGATGATTATTCCGATGGGTCTCGCTCCCACCTCGGATTACCTTCCTCTGCCGAGCTGGGTTCGCCCAAAGGAGGCAAAGTCAAAACTTTGAAAACCTCGAAGAGCATGGAATTCCAGAAAAGAAAACAGCCGGTTTTAGGTTCTCCTACAGTGATGACATCTCATCCCGCCTCAAATACGTCGTTTGTACAACAGCAACAAACCTCTCCCCTTCGATCACCATATTCGCCTCAGCCTTATTCACCACTCGCCCCCCGATCGCCGGTAGACCGCGTCGCATCACAAAGGAGACCTAGTGACGGAAGCGTTTACAGCACACTTAGTTTACCTGGTGTCGCAAATGCTATTATTCCCAGTGCCGAGGTCGAAGGAATACCTTCCTATCCCTCTGTCGACTCCCTGAACCATACCGGCTACCTCGCTGGAGGCCCCAAGATGAGACATACCCAGCGTCCTAGAACTGGACCACCGGAGACACACTCTAGAGAATCTCAGCGATATCACCATCAAGGTGCTTCCAGTGATCCAAGTTTGACTGTAACTGTTGCAACAGAAGTCGAGCCACGAAAGCAGAGGAGAAATGCACCTCTACCGCCTGGTCCAccgaagagaaggaaaccGCCCGCCATCCCGGTGAGGGAAAGTAACTTGGGTGCTATGCCGAACGGCAAGTCCACGATTACTGCCATAAAGTCCAGCGAGTGCTGA